From a single Pseudalkalibacillus hwajinpoensis genomic region:
- a CDS encoding B3/B4 domain-containing protein produces MTKVILSPSITTEIPEFKIGYATYHNIVVENSPQMVRGRFQFYQETMMMDLEEVNLSVYPAVTEWRSVFKKFGTDPAHYRPSSEALLRRLKKGEVLPPIHSAADINNLLSLQYKIPIGIYDLDEIEGSITIKVGNESTSYEGLNGRNMIFTNKLLSADARGPFGSPIVDSKRTAVTETTKNAIQIFYIQPSLPVNEAQKLIKSSAEMFNQIHGGQYNYDVSTKINA; encoded by the coding sequence ATGACAAAAGTAATCCTCTCTCCATCCATCACAACTGAGATTCCGGAATTCAAAATTGGATATGCTACTTATCATAATATCGTGGTTGAAAATTCACCGCAAATGGTTCGCGGCCGGTTTCAATTTTATCAGGAAACGATGATGATGGACCTTGAAGAAGTAAACTTAAGCGTTTATCCAGCGGTCACAGAATGGCGTTCCGTCTTTAAGAAGTTCGGAACTGATCCTGCTCACTACCGCCCATCATCAGAGGCTTTATTACGTCGATTAAAAAAAGGTGAAGTGTTGCCTCCCATCCATTCTGCTGCTGATATTAACAACCTTCTATCTCTTCAGTATAAAATTCCAATCGGTATATATGATCTGGATGAGATAGAAGGCAGTATTACCATTAAAGTAGGTAATGAATCAACTTCCTATGAGGGATTGAACGGGCGCAATATGATATTTACCAACAAGCTACTTTCCGCGGATGCTCGAGGTCCGTTCGGCAGTCCGATTGTCGATTCGAAACGAACGGCTGTAACTGAAACGACAAAAAATGCTATTCAGATTTTCTATATTCAACCTTCTCTCCCAGTCAACGAAGCTCAGAAACTAATCAAGTCTTCTGCAGAAATGTTCAATCAGATTCATGGAGGTCAATACAACTACGATGTTTCCACAAAAATAAATGCATAA
- the yvfG gene encoding protein YvfG, which produces MEPFSTPFFEENFRQYIQKNRDVFSKLEAMNSYYRSVVSSMIYDNLNKNSEIVRRIRNLDAAYKAIKQENTDA; this is translated from the coding sequence ATGGAACCATTCTCTACACCATTTTTTGAAGAGAACTTTCGTCAGTACATACAGAAGAATAGAGACGTTTTCTCCAAACTTGAAGCCATGAACAGCTATTACCGATCTGTTGTCTCTTCGATGATATATGACAACTTAAATAAGAACTCTGAGATTGTTCGCCGCATACGAAATTTAGATGCTGCCTATAAAGCAATCAAACAAGAAAATACAGACGCTTAA
- a CDS encoding DsbA family oxidoreductase, whose amino-acid sequence MGSQLGIQGVPFFVFDEKYAVSGAQPSEVFEQALVKAWGRKQEP is encoded by the coding sequence ATGGGTAGTCAACTTGGCATTCAAGGCGTTCCATTCTTTGTATTTGATGAAAAGTACGCGGTATCAGGTGCACAACCCTCGGAAGTGTTTGAACAGGCACTAGTAAAGGCATGGGGGAGAAAGCAAGAACCTTGA
- a CDS encoding nucleotidyltransferase-like protein → MENLLRPIYQERASHPGTLGVLVIEKTKPFHPLTDNFDVVLLIIVSDNEKPWFVKHYEFEGKKAAMHVVSEEQVNEWLISGSHRRLVAWLVNGKIIFDRNEYIAGLKERIREFPFEERTRKIGVEFARLIRRYTDGKELFASKQYMDAYNFILHALHHLARLSVIEHGFHPEITVWNQVKHIEPEIFKLYTELLSGEDPLDKRLELLLLANDFSLSSKSVNATSHIRNVMKEREGVWSYQELMEDEQLNEYGIDLGALLEYMIEKDLIQVHMSETKGSGIFIRQYRAV, encoded by the coding sequence ATGGAAAACCTATTGAGACCGATTTACCAGGAGAGAGCGAGTCACCCAGGCACTCTTGGTGTTCTAGTGATAGAAAAGACAAAACCGTTTCATCCACTAACGGATAATTTTGATGTTGTTTTATTAATCATTGTAAGTGATAATGAAAAGCCGTGGTTTGTTAAGCACTATGAGTTTGAAGGTAAGAAGGCTGCTATGCACGTAGTCTCAGAGGAGCAAGTAAATGAGTGGTTGATTTCAGGCAGTCATCGTCGCCTGGTAGCATGGCTTGTAAATGGAAAAATCATTTTTGATCGCAATGAATACATAGCAGGGCTAAAAGAGCGGATACGCGAGTTCCCTTTTGAAGAACGCACACGTAAGATTGGCGTGGAATTCGCAAGGCTTATTCGCAGATATACCGATGGGAAAGAATTATTTGCGTCCAAACAGTACATGGACGCCTACAATTTTATTCTCCACGCTCTTCATCATCTAGCTCGCTTATCGGTGATTGAACATGGTTTTCATCCAGAGATTACGGTTTGGAATCAGGTGAAACATATAGAACCTGAAATTTTCAAACTGTATACAGAACTACTTTCAGGTGAAGATCCACTTGATAAGCGATTGGAATTACTTCTTCTAGCTAACGATTTTTCCCTCTCATCTAAGTCCGTAAATGCAACCTCGCATATTCGAAATGTAATGAAAGAGCGTGAAGGTGTATGGAGTTATCAGGAATTAATGGAAGATGAACAGCTAAATGAATATGGGATAGACCTTGGGGCTCTTCTTGAATATATGATTGAAAAAGATTTGATACAGGTCCATATGAGTGAGACAAAAGGGAGCGGTATTTTCATTCGTCAATACAGGGCTGTCTAA
- a CDS encoding YgzB family protein — MQLKYTNKINKIRTFALSLVFIGIAIMYIGIFFKTSVFLMTAFMLIGFLATIASAVVYFWIGMLSTKAIQVTCPNCDKPTKVLGRVDACMHCRQPLTMDPDLDGKDFDEKYNIKKIQKKS, encoded by the coding sequence ATGCAATTAAAGTATACTAACAAGATTAATAAAATTCGTACGTTCGCACTGAGCCTTGTGTTTATCGGGATCGCGATTATGTATATAGGTATATTCTTCAAAACGTCCGTTTTCCTTATGACTGCATTTATGCTAATTGGTTTTCTTGCTACGATTGCCAGTGCAGTCGTTTATTTCTGGATTGGCATGCTTTCCACCAAAGCTATTCAGGTAACATGTCCAAACTGTGACAAACCGACGAAAGTTCTGGGACGTGTTGACGCATGTATGCATTGCAGACAACCATTAACAATGGACCCTGACCTGGATGGAAAAGACTTCGATGAAAAATACAACATCAAAAAGATTCAAAAGAAAAGTTGA
- the perR gene encoding peroxide-responsive transcriptional repressor PerR, with product MAEEKLHEAIDAMKNSGVRITPQRHAILEHLIQSMAHPTADEIYKSLEGKFPNMSVATVYNNLRVFKEIGLVKELTYGDASSRFDCVTTDHYHIICDDCGKIVDFHYPGLDEVETLAEQVTGFRVGDHRMEIYGTCPGCQKEKH from the coding sequence ATGGCTGAAGAAAAACTGCATGAAGCAATTGATGCAATGAAAAATTCGGGAGTGCGTATTACCCCGCAGCGTCATGCCATTCTGGAGCATTTAATCCAGTCCATGGCCCATCCTACAGCAGATGAAATATATAAATCTCTTGAAGGAAAATTTCCTAATATGAGTGTAGCCACTGTTTATAATAACCTAAGAGTATTTAAGGAAATTGGACTTGTAAAAGAATTAACGTACGGAGATGCTTCAAGCCGGTTTGATTGTGTGACAACTGATCATTATCATATTATTTGTGATGATTGTGGTAAGATTGTAGACTTTCATTATCCTGGATTGGATGAGGTAGAAACGCTTGCTGAACAGGTAACTGGTTTCCGGGTTGGCGATCACAGAATGGAAATTTACGGAACGTGCCCCGGTTGTCAGAAAGAAAAGCACTAG
- a CDS encoding cob(I)yrinic acid a,c-diamide adenosyltransferase → MKIYTKTGDKGETSLIYGERVPKNDIRVEAYGTCDEANSQIGLALSYVAAAHFDGKEEWEHIFHKIQTWLFHVGAELATPKGKKVGWSIEEAHINEMEKQIDAWDKQLEPLRNFILPGGHPAGAGLHVARTIVRRAERSTTMANDTNPLVLSFLNRLSDFLFVAARFINYHMGEKESVLHQSEK, encoded by the coding sequence GTGAAGATTTATACGAAAACAGGAGATAAAGGTGAAACATCACTGATTTACGGGGAACGAGTACCTAAAAATGATATTCGCGTTGAAGCATACGGAACTTGTGATGAAGCAAACTCGCAAATTGGACTTGCTCTAAGCTACGTGGCAGCAGCACATTTCGATGGAAAAGAAGAATGGGAGCATATTTTTCATAAAATACAAACATGGCTTTTCCATGTAGGCGCTGAACTTGCGACGCCTAAGGGGAAAAAAGTAGGATGGTCCATTGAAGAAGCGCATATTAATGAAATGGAAAAGCAAATTGATGCATGGGATAAACAGTTAGAGCCACTGCGGAATTTTATTCTGCCAGGAGGTCACCCGGCAGGAGCTGGTCTTCATGTAGCTCGTACGATCGTTCGTCGGGCGGAACGAAGTACAACGATGGCTAACGACACAAATCCACTTGTTCTTTCTTTCTTGAATCGTCTTTCAGACTTTTTGTTTGTAGCAGCCAGATTCATTAACTATCACATGGGTGAAAAGGAATCTGTACTGCACCAGAGTGAAAAGTAG
- a CDS encoding D-2-hydroxyacid dehydrogenase: MKVISSGKLRTAIKEHLIKTYPDITFQFLSSMKEAETYLPEAEILLTYGEDLTQALIQKASQLKWIMVLSAGLERMPLEAIKERNILITNARGIHSIPMAEYTISVMLQEARNTKQMILNESAKVWDKKLPMQEITGKTIGIIGTGAIGSEIARVARAFRMKTLGVNRSGHKAEHFNAIYENKDILSMLPLCDYVVGVLPSTKETKNYFKKEHFEAMKESSVFINIGRGDTVDEEDLIDALRQNRLKHAVLDVFKNEPLAPSHPFWEMENVTVTPHHSAISSGYQPRAIEIFEYNLKEFQSDSGEMKNVIDPDRGY, from the coding sequence ATGAAGGTTATATCATCAGGAAAACTACGTACAGCTATTAAAGAGCATCTAATAAAAACCTATCCTGACATCACGTTTCAGTTCCTCTCTTCAATGAAGGAAGCGGAAACTTATTTACCTGAAGCGGAGATTCTTCTTACATATGGAGAAGACTTAACCCAGGCTTTGATTCAAAAAGCATCGCAGCTGAAATGGATTATGGTCCTTTCTGCAGGACTTGAAAGGATGCCGTTAGAGGCAATTAAAGAAAGAAACATCCTTATTACAAATGCACGAGGCATACACAGTATCCCAATGGCAGAGTACACCATTTCTGTGATGCTTCAGGAAGCAAGAAATACTAAGCAAATGATATTAAATGAATCAGCAAAAGTCTGGGATAAAAAACTACCGATGCAAGAAATCACCGGGAAAACAATCGGGATTATTGGTACAGGTGCGATTGGCAGTGAAATCGCACGTGTGGCCAGGGCATTCCGGATGAAAACACTTGGAGTGAATCGATCCGGTCATAAAGCAGAACATTTTAACGCTATTTATGAGAATAAAGACATTCTTTCGATGCTACCACTGTGTGATTACGTAGTTGGGGTACTGCCAAGCACGAAAGAAACGAAAAACTACTTTAAGAAGGAACATTTTGAGGCAATGAAGGAATCTTCCGTATTCATTAACATTGGGAGAGGAGATACTGTAGATGAGGAGGATCTAATAGATGCTCTCAGGCAAAACAGACTCAAACATGCTGTTCTAGATGTGTTCAAAAATGAGCCGCTTGCTCCATCTCATCCTTTCTGGGAGATGGAGAATGTGACTGTAACGCCACATCACTCAGCCATTTCAAGTGGCTACCAACCTAGGGCAATTGAGATCTTTGAATATAACTTAAAAGAATTTCAAAGTGACAGTGGTGAAATGAAAAATGTTATTGATCCTGATAGGGGGTATTAG
- a CDS encoding DUF5110 domain-containing protein, with protein MVSIKVNGSIEEDIECVAETYREKKFQLIQFVYQFQEDEKTYDINDQFMFGESLMAAPVVEEGVTKREVYLPENASWVDFWTGEEFEGGQTISREADLGTMPLFVKQDSIVPTREVQQYTGELPLENLILDTYLDDEATYSFYEDDGATEDYKDGEYNVTNFKIEKKNKKIEFTREQKVQKNDTDLSSYTLKLHDQTKPKKVQAAKSKYKEVNSIEDVKATSESYFFDNKDSTLYVKVPTTEDKKVQIKF; from the coding sequence TTGGTCTCCATCAAAGTAAATGGCAGTATTGAAGAAGATATTGAATGTGTAGCAGAAACATACCGTGAAAAGAAATTCCAATTGATACAATTTGTGTATCAGTTCCAGGAAGATGAAAAAACGTATGATATTAATGATCAATTTATGTTTGGTGAATCACTAATGGCGGCACCTGTGGTGGAAGAGGGTGTAACGAAACGTGAAGTATACCTTCCTGAAAATGCATCGTGGGTAGATTTCTGGACTGGGGAAGAGTTTGAAGGTGGACAAACCATTTCTCGTGAGGCAGATCTTGGTACAATGCCACTATTTGTGAAACAGGATTCAATTGTTCCTACACGTGAAGTGCAACAGTACACAGGCGAACTACCACTTGAAAACTTAATTCTTGATACGTATCTTGATGATGAAGCGACATATTCGTTCTACGAAGATGATGGTGCAACTGAAGATTATAAAGACGGCGAATATAACGTAACGAACTTCAAGATTGAAAAGAAAAACAAGAAAATCGAGTTTACTCGTGAGCAAAAAGTACAGAAAAACGACACAGATCTTTCTTCTTATACTTTAAAGCTCCATGATCAAACAAAGCCTAAGAAAGTACAGGCAGCAAAAAGTAAGTATAAAGAGGTCAATAGTATTGAAGATGTGAAAGCAACAAGTGAGTCTTATTTCTTTGATAATAAAGACAGCACTCTCTATGTCAAGGTCCCTACAACTGAAGATAAAAAAGTCCAAATTAAATTTTAA
- the bcp gene encoding thioredoxin-dependent thiol peroxidase, whose amino-acid sequence MSIEVGQKAPDFKLEASTGESVSLSDYKGKNIVLYFYPKDMTPGCTTEACDFRDHIEGFEELDTVIIGVSPDRVEKHKKFIDKYDLPFLLLADEDHVVAEAYDVWQLKKNFGKEYMGIVRSTFVIDRQGNLVKEWRKVRVKDHVESALNYIKENLS is encoded by the coding sequence ATGAGCATTGAAGTTGGTCAAAAAGCACCTGACTTTAAATTAGAAGCCAGTACTGGAGAAAGTGTATCCCTGTCTGATTATAAGGGGAAAAACATTGTTCTCTATTTCTATCCAAAAGACATGACTCCTGGCTGTACGACAGAAGCATGTGATTTTCGCGATCACATTGAAGGATTTGAAGAACTTGATACAGTTATTATAGGAGTGAGTCCAGATCGTGTTGAAAAGCACAAGAAGTTTATCGATAAATACGACCTGCCGTTCCTTCTTCTTGCAGACGAAGACCATGTTGTTGCAGAAGCTTATGATGTATGGCAGCTAAAGAAAAATTTCGGCAAAGAATATATGGGGATCGTCCGCTCTACGTTTGTTATTGATCGGCAAGGAAACCTCGTAAAAGAATGGCGTAAAGTTCGTGTTAAAGACCATGTTGAATCTGCATTAAATTATATAAAAGAAAATCTTTCTTAA
- a CDS encoding ion channel: MFIMIVAFIIIAVIGVWESMISLMKRTRVPGSLLSVYKMFLLFIVYLTMIVAFGSIYLCLVMIDIPVLQEGAVNLSDLSLTPLVKIQSVLYFSAVTLLSVGYGDLTPIGIGRWIAILEALIGYLMPAAFFVTTIVDYRSSSKL, translated from the coding sequence ATGTTTATTATGATCGTAGCTTTTATTATTATTGCTGTGATTGGCGTATGGGAAAGTATGATTTCCCTTATGAAAAGGACGAGGGTACCAGGGAGTTTACTTTCAGTATATAAAATGTTTCTTCTATTTATTGTATATCTAACGATGATTGTAGCCTTTGGGAGTATTTATTTATGTCTCGTTATGATTGATATCCCGGTTCTTCAGGAGGGAGCGGTGAATCTATCTGATCTTTCATTAACGCCACTCGTCAAAATTCAGTCTGTCCTTTATTTTAGTGCTGTTACTCTGCTCTCCGTTGGTTATGGTGACCTAACACCAATCGGGATTGGAAGATGGATTGCCATTTTGGAGGCATTGATTGGTTATTTAATGCCCGCAGCTTTTTTTGTCACGACAATAGTAGATTATCGAAGCAGCTCAAAGTTGTAA
- a CDS encoding IS3 family transposase (programmed frameshift) has product MSKKTFTEKEIKQLSTNPYVKVLSTKAITYTDEFKRIFIAEKEKGKFSRQIFEECGFDTNIIGMTRIQAASKRWSAAYKKNGVIGLNDTRKGHSGRPRERDMSLDEKNARLEAQINLLKAENELLKKNSFCGKGAKEVVLSPSQKFILIRSVIEKYQLKNMVRYLCGVAGVSKSGYYNYFSLKAQERRKHREARDEEVKEIILNAYRYKRRKKGARQIKMTLAGKFKIIYNLKRIRRIMKKYNIVCPIRKANPYRRLMKATQEHSVAPNLLERQFNQGEPGKVLLTDITYLSFGRNSRAYLSMILDGASGEALAYHVSDRITMDLATDTLQKLKKNRKFKKHKDALIHSDQGTHYTHPEYQRMVKRLGFRQSMSRRGNCWDNAPIESFFGHLKDETYFKACLTLEDVHKEIKQYMIYYNHHRYQWNRKKMTPVQYRDHLSQAA; this is encoded by the exons ATGAGTAAAAAGACATTTACAGAGAAAGAAATTAAACAATTATCCACTAATCCTTATGTGAAAGTGCTCAGCACAAAGGCAATCACGTATACGGATGAATTCAAACGGATATTTATAGCTGAGAAGGAAAAAGGAAAGTTCTCAAGGCAGATCTTTGAAGAGTGTGGATTTGATACGAATATTATCGGAATGACACGTATTCAAGCCGCAAGTAAAAGGTGGAGTGCAGCTTATAAAAAGAATGGCGTTATCGGGCTAAATGACACAAGGAAAGGCCATTCTGGGAGACCTAGAGAAAGAGATATGTCCCTTGATGAAAAGAACGCTCGACTGGAAGCACAAATCAACTTACTTAAGGCTGAAAATGAACTCTTAAAAAAGA ATTCGTTTTGCGGAAAGGGGGCTAAAGAAGTAGTCCTCTCGCCAAGCCAAAAGTTTATTCTTATCCGTTCCGTGATTGAGAAATATCAGCTGAAAAACATGGTGAGATACCTTTGTGGAGTAGCTGGAGTTTCTAAAAGTGGATATTATAATTACTTTTCTCTTAAGGCACAAGAACGCAGAAAACACAGAGAAGCTAGGGATGAAGAAGTAAAAGAGATCATTTTAAATGCATACCGATATAAACGACGCAAAAAAGGTGCACGCCAAATAAAAATGACCTTGGCAGGCAAATTTAAGATTATTTATAACTTGAAAAGAATACGACGAATCATGAAAAAATATAATATTGTCTGCCCTATTAGGAAAGCAAATCCTTACAGACGTTTAATGAAAGCTACCCAGGAACACTCAGTGGCCCCTAACTTATTAGAGCGTCAATTCAACCAAGGAGAGCCCGGGAAAGTCCTATTAACAGACATCACCTATTTGAGCTTTGGGAGAAATTCTAGAGCTTATTTATCAATGATATTGGATGGGGCCAGTGGAGAGGCTCTCGCCTATCATGTCTCAGACCGGATAACCATGGACTTAGCTACAGATACACTCCAAAAACTTAAGAAGAATAGAAAATTCAAGAAACATAAGGATGCGCTCATTCACTCAGATCAAGGAACTCACTATACTCATCCCGAATATCAAAGGATGGTAAAAAGACTTGGGTTCCGTCAATCAATGTCTAGAAGAGGAAACTGTTGGGACAATGCCCCAATCGAGTCATTCTTTGGACACTTGAAAGACGAAACCTATTTTAAGGCATGCCTAACATTAGAAGATGTTCACAAGGAAATCAAACAATACATGATCTACTATAACCACCATAGATATCAATGGAATCGAAAAAAGATGACCCCTGTACAATACAGAGATCATCTTTCACAAGCTGCTTAG
- a CDS encoding ABC transporter permease — MKHATIFLLYVAQYMKTRLTYRVDMLMEIMSDLLFQAVNLIFILVVFGHTDMLSGWSKDEIIFIYGFFLVPFAIFGAFFNIWDFNERYIVKGEMDRILTRPVHSLFQIILERMELESLFGVITGIAVMVYAGKQLDLTLSWYDPFVFLFMVLGGAFVYAGIFILLASISFWSDSRTSIMPMMYNIGNYGRYPVDIYNKVIRFVLTWILPFAFVGVYPSAYFLGREEWYGYAFLTPVMGAAFFGIAILMWNIGVTKYRGAGN, encoded by the coding sequence ATGAAGCATGCAACGATTTTCCTTCTATATGTAGCACAGTACATGAAAACCAGATTAACATACCGAGTGGATATGCTTATGGAAATCATGTCTGATCTGCTGTTTCAAGCTGTTAACCTGATTTTTATCCTTGTTGTGTTTGGTCACACGGATATGCTAAGCGGCTGGTCAAAAGACGAAATTATTTTCATTTATGGATTTTTTCTGGTTCCTTTTGCAATCTTCGGTGCGTTCTTTAACATTTGGGATTTCAATGAACGGTATATTGTTAAAGGCGAGATGGATCGAATTCTCACAAGACCTGTTCATAGTTTATTTCAGATCATACTTGAACGAATGGAACTCGAGTCCTTATTTGGGGTTATCACAGGAATAGCAGTAATGGTTTACGCGGGGAAGCAACTTGATCTAACTTTGTCCTGGTACGATCCTTTTGTTTTCCTGTTTATGGTGCTAGGTGGAGCATTTGTATATGCTGGCATCTTCATTCTACTTGCGAGCATCAGCTTCTGGTCTGATAGTAGAACGAGTATAATGCCAATGATGTACAATATCGGTAACTACGGTAGGTACCCGGTCGATATTTATAATAAGGTGATTCGCTTTGTATTAACATGGATTCTGCCATTTGCATTTGTGGGTGTTTACCCATCTGCCTATTTCCTTGGGCGTGAAGAATGGTATGGTTATGCCTTTCTTACCCCGGTGATGGGAGCTGCCTTCTTTGGCATTGCGATTTTGATGTGGAATATCGGGGTAACGAAATATAGAGGTGCAGGTAATTAA
- a CDS encoding ABC transporter permease has protein sequence MGKYIEMIRVRFLMMLAYRTNYYSGILIYSINIGAYYFLWNAIYGGKGEIEGLSVVQMTTYVAVAWMARAFYFNNIDREIAQEIKEGKVAVEFIRPYHYLMMKTMQGLGEGIFRLSFFSIPGMVIVGLIFPIEFSAAFSTWMFFMIAIILSFIVNTQINLLTGVLTFFFFNNDGLIRAKRVVIDLFSGLLLPISFYPGWAQDVMDFLPFQAISYIPSMIFTEGFTGSAVWEAILFQLVWVIILILPIQALWVIAKKRLIVQGG, from the coding sequence ATGGGCAAATACATTGAAATGATTCGAGTCCGCTTCTTAATGATGCTTGCCTATCGGACAAATTATTATAGCGGTATCCTAATTTACAGCATTAACATTGGCGCTTATTATTTCCTTTGGAATGCGATCTACGGAGGAAAGGGAGAGATTGAAGGACTATCAGTTGTTCAAATGACAACGTATGTAGCAGTCGCATGGATGGCACGGGCGTTTTATTTTAACAACATCGACCGAGAAATTGCTCAGGAGATTAAAGAAGGGAAAGTAGCGGTTGAATTTATCCGGCCCTATCATTATTTAATGATGAAAACGATGCAAGGACTTGGGGAAGGGATTTTTCGATTAAGCTTTTTCTCTATTCCAGGCATGGTCATTGTTGGACTCATTTTTCCAATTGAATTTTCAGCAGCATTTTCAACATGGATGTTCTTTATGATTGCTATTATTCTTAGTTTCATTGTTAATACACAGATCAATTTACTAACGGGTGTACTAACGTTCTTCTTCTTTAATAATGACGGACTAATTCGAGCTAAGCGGGTCGTAATTGATTTGTTTTCAGGACTTTTACTGCCCATCAGTTTCTACCCGGGGTGGGCCCAGGATGTTATGGACTTCCTCCCGTTTCAAGCGATTAGCTACATCCCAAGTATGATTTTTACAGAAGGATTTACTGGAAGTGCTGTTTGGGAAGCGATTCTTTTCCAGCTTGTTTGGGTGATTATTCTCATTTTACCAATTCAAGCGCTATGGGTAATTGCAAAAAAACGACTAATTGTACAGGGAGGGTAA
- a CDS encoding ABC transporter ATP-binding protein: MEKVIDVQSLRKDFKSHSSRSGLKGAFRDLFTRNYKIISAVKDISFTVNEGEMVGYIGENGAGKSTSIKMLTGILTPTSGTVRVNGMDPHREREKFVRSIGVVFGQRSQLWWDIAVQESFRLLKKVYNVPDDVYYDHMNHVIESLDIGPLLDKPVRKLSLGQRMRCELAAALLHNPKLLFLDEPTIGLDVLVKLKIRNFLKEINEKYKTTILLTTHDLTDIEALCERVVMLDEGQIIYDGKLANLRSNWGEGKQIEFQFGEQVDGEQLKPLLKELEAEWTKGDRENVWIANVINEEHVISEVIGRVVAANRITDIKIHEISTEEIIRNIYEEGVINGQIH; encoded by the coding sequence ATGGAAAAGGTTATTGATGTGCAGTCACTGCGTAAAGATTTCAAATCTCACTCGAGTCGGTCAGGACTAAAAGGAGCGTTTCGGGATTTATTTACTCGTAATTATAAAATCATTTCAGCCGTAAAAGATATATCTTTTACAGTCAATGAAGGTGAAATGGTTGGATACATTGGCGAAAACGGTGCAGGAAAATCAACGAGTATTAAAATGTTGACGGGTATTCTAACTCCTACATCTGGAACTGTTCGTGTTAATGGCATGGATCCTCATAGAGAACGGGAGAAATTTGTTCGTTCAATCGGTGTAGTGTTTGGTCAGCGGTCACAGTTGTGGTGGGATATTGCAGTTCAAGAATCGTTTCGATTATTAAAGAAGGTGTACAATGTACCGGATGATGTTTACTACGATCATATGAATCATGTGATTGAATCGCTTGATATCGGTCCATTGCTTGATAAACCAGTTCGAAAGCTATCGCTTGGTCAACGCATGCGGTGTGAGCTTGCAGCTGCGCTCCTCCATAATCCAAAGTTGCTGTTTCTTGATGAACCAACAATTGGCCTTGATGTGTTAGTGAAATTGAAAATCCGTAACTTTCTAAAAGAAATTAATGAGAAATATAAAACAACTATTTTACTAACGACGCACGATTTAACAGATATTGAAGCGCTATGTGAACGTGTCGTGATGCTCGATGAAGGACAGATTATTTATGATGGTAAACTCGCTAACCTACGTTCAAATTGGGGAGAAGGGAAGCAGATTGAATTTCAGTTTGGCGAACAGGTGGATGGTGAACAACTTAAGCCATTATTGAAAGAGCTAGAAGCCGAGTGGACAAAAGGGGATCGAGAGAACGTCTGGATCGCAAATGTCATTAATGAAGAACATGTGATTTCGGAAGTTATTGGACGAGTTGTTGCAGCGAATCGAATTACAGATATAAAGATTCACGAAATTTCAACAGAAGAAATCATTAGAAATATTTATGAAGAGGGCGTTATCAATGGGCAAATACATTGA